TCTCATGTCATCTCGAGCGACCATGGCACTGCAAGTGGTCCCACCCTCCCGCACCAGCAGGTGGCGCCAGATGCTGCTGACAGGACGGGTCCCCAGCATCGAAGCCATGTGGAATCTgcagcgcccgcctccccggcAGGGGTTCCGGCCCCAGAGACTGCCGTggttcgtcggcggcggccgagtgCTGTAGCTCCCGTCACAAGGGGGGATCACTGCTTTAATTATCAGCACTCTGCTTGCCTGCCCCCTAGGTGCTCAGGCAGCGACCCTGCGGCTCTGCCTGCCACGTCAGGCGGCGTGGCACCTCGACTGGCCATTTGACGAACGGCATTGGGCTATGGCAGGCCCTGGCCAGGGGTGCGGCGACATCGGCAGTGTGCCCCATCAGCCGCCCGGGTTGGGTGATGAGCGTCGTCCGATAAGGCCGGTGATGTCGGGATGGCGGCCCAAGGACGCAACGGGCACTGCTGTATCGTACAGGCACCGGTGGAGAGCGGCCAATGGTTGGCTGCGGAGTGATTTACAAGCAAGGGTTGGTTGGTAATGAGGCGAGGTCGCATGTAGTGAAGACGTACAAAGTAGAAGGGAGAAAGAAGTGATGACGCTCGGATGCGGTGTGACGGtagccaaaaaaaaaaagcctTTCAGGGCGGGAGGGCAGAACAGAGACTGGTCGGGTCCATGGAGCCCAGGAGTGGAGGGCATGCAGTGGATACTACTAGTACtgtacctacagtacctacctgtaggATGCTTacagtactaaggtaagATGGGTGGCCCGGCATTCACCCCCCAAGGCTTAGTAGATTCAGCTGGAGGGCTCTAGGGCTTAGCGGCCTGGGGTCACCTATAGCTGAGGTTACTAGTTACAAGGTAttcgacgacaacaacaagcGACGACCGCCGGGTAAGAATTGGGATGGGCTATGAAGTATACTGTATTAGTTGGTAGGCAGTGGAGACTGCCTTGCTCGTGTggcaggggcaggcaggcccaGCTGCTCGTGCTTGCCTTTTGCGTACGCGCATTGAACGGCAGGCGCGAGTCGTAGgcaccacgcacgcacgcagatACTCATACGCACATCTACCCTACCTCGTACGCAGGCAGCCTTTACAAAACACCAACGTAGCTACACCTCACTTTGCACCTGTCGATGCCGTCCAGAAGCGAGACCTCCAATGCAGCGACGCGTGTTTGCTCACGTCCAgctccctcctccgtccCTCCAGCCAGCCTCGGCGGTAAAGTAGAAGACGAATTGTCCAATCGTCCGGCCTCAGAACGACTCGATCGGCCGCTCGTACTCGGcccggccctcgacgcagcTCTCCACGGGCAGAGGCCCGTGGGCAATCACCTCTCTCCGGGCCCTGCTGAGCGGGCGTGAGATGACATGGGCAGCGTCCCctatacgaagtacgaagcacCAGCATGCCGTGCAGGGCACTCGTACTCAATTTTTCAGCGCCACGTGCGCCCATCACCGTCGACCTCAGGGCAGTCATACCTCAACTTGACTCGGGAGCGAGGCCCACCAAGACGGGCATCCGACGTGCCATGGCGCTTGCGCCCACTCATTGGCCCAGACGGCCAACAATGGTACGAATGAGGTGTCTcagtcgccgacggccatggAGGGCCGGGGCACCGTCCGACCTCGCGGGGACAGCGAGACATTCGCGGCCCGGGGAGGCCAAAGCTTGTCAGACCAGACGCAACGGCCTGCGGATTCCTCTCTACGGTACCCTTCCCTCTGTTTCTCTGCCCCGTTTGCTGTCCGTCCGTTgatggcggcatcgtcgcggACGGAATGTTCGCTGCCCGGCGGTGTGACGAGGCGACAAGCTCAACAAAGGCCCGAcacgagcgccgcgaccgAGACGCAGCCTCCCGTCTTGCatgcgccgtcgtcgccgtgtcggAATCGCAAGGCCCCGTTGgcgccaggcagccagcctctGGCCCTCGACTTAGCAGCAAAGTATCCAAGCGAGGCGGCTGCACACGCACGCCACATGGTTGCCCGGCACTAGACAGCCTGCCATGGCCGCAGCCCCAATCGCACGACACGGATTTGACTTTAAGGTATGTCAAAACCATCGGCTTGGGCAAGTAAATGGGGGTCTTTACTCCCCTCCCTACAAGTAAGGGTTTCCACCGAAGGTCTCTTGCTTGCCATGCCACAAGGCCAGCCGCTTCGGTGGCGTTAAGCAAAAAGGGCCCATAAAGGTTCACAATGCTGGGCATTGGCAGGACTGCGATGGTCGTGACCCGCTACACTCGCTAGCTATTGATGCGCTGCTCAACAGCTCTTACAGCTCGTCAAGCTTTCTCGGGCTATGTATGTTCAGCCGCGAACCTTgacaccagcggcggcgtctgtcCGTTTCGGCCATTGGCTCCGTGCCATTTGTCGAGACAACGTCTACCACAATCCGTCTCGGTCTAGACCACAGAAAGTGCGGTTGTCCGGCTTCGCTTTCTCCCCTGCCCTGATCCGGCAGGAACAGCTGATGCGACGTGGAGAAGTTACGACATTGTTACATCACTCCAGAGAAGTGGTCAGCTCACTCCGAAGCGGATATATGAATGCGCCGTGGGCACGATGCTCCCAGTCACGATGGTGGATGCGCGACACAGAGTAAAGCACGCACCGTGATACCCAGCAGACAGATCATCTAGCCGAACCTACAGTCGAAAAAGAATCAGAAGGACAGAAAGACATACAGGCAGGCAGAGATGGCTCACGGAACTTTGCGAGCGGTGGCAGCGTTCTGCCACTTCATGGTTTTCGCGTCGGCAGCAATCGTGACGGGTCTCGTATCCGCCTTTCTCGACACTTGGTCCTTTCGGGGCTACCGCGTCGTCTTCCAGGAGGTCATTGTACGTACTACGATGCCTGAGTCGGAGAGGTGTTGCATGAGCTTACCATGAACTGTCGACAGGCCGTCACAACCTTGGTGGTATACCTGTTTGCCATGTTTGTGCCGATCTTGAAGTCGTACCGGGGCTTCTTTGCACCGGTCAACTTCATCTTCTCGTACCTATGGCTGGCGTCCTTTATCTTCTCGTCGCAAGACTGGAGCGGACGGCTGTGTGCGCAGACGTCGCTGAGCAATGGCAGGTGTGCGCAGAAGAGGACAGTGGAAGCCTTCAACTTTATCGGATTGTGAGTATGGTGGTGCGGCTGACGTGACCTGCTGGGGCCGCATTGCTAACGGTTGAGGCGCAGCTTCTTTTTGATCATCAACGTCATCTTTGAAGGAATTCTCCTGTGGAGGTCGCGCGATGACTCGTATGTcacgcctccgccggcggccaaggagcgcCCTGGGACCGGAGGCACGGATGCGAGCGCGCCATCGGCCGCGCAGAACCCGGCTTGATGAGGGCTCAGGGAGGGGTTGCTGGCCTGGTCCGCTCAGTACAGGGCATGGAGGCAAGGCAACCTGAACTGGGAGTGTGCCTAATGTGGTTGATTGTCGAGTCGCTTTTCGCGCGGGTGGTGATGGTATAATTTCTAATGGTGAGTTGGTATGGCCATTTTGCAGGCCGAGGGTCGACGACGTAGGTGCAGTTAGTGTATTCAATAATGctgtgatgacgatggcgatggtggtggtgatgatgaagggTGTGTAAGAAGTAAGCACCAGTGGGCAGAATGCATGTTTGCATACTATGCACGCACGGGCGGATGGGCGGCAGGGGAGACGCGGGCAGTGAGCATCGTCACCTTTTGCAGCCCAGCCAACTTCGTAGGGGCTCTCACCTGGCAGCTCACTTACTCACCATCTCACCACCTGAGGTGTAAGTgacggcaggcgggcgggcgccgctcACAGAGCCCCGCGGCCGCCTGGTAATAATAGTGCTAACTGAGCCCACATATCATCCCTAGTAGTAGAGATGCCCATCCAGCATGGaacccacccacccacctcGGTCCGTCGGGTGTCAATTCTTCAGTGGACagccccctccgccgccgccgggcgtcTCTGCCAATGGAAACGTCGGGACTTACCTATGCTAAGCCTCAGCCTCGAACCTCGGCCCCGCGTCCCGCTCGCTTCGATCCGGGGTAATAATAggattgattgattgattgctGGACAGAGAGCCAGCCTCGAGCATTCGTTTGCccacaacgacggcgacatctcgtccatcaacaccaccaggCGATTCCCCCGTGGCCCCTTGACTTTTGAAAATCATCCAAGACTCCCTCGTGTCTGTACGTTCGTATCTGCAAGCAAgcgtgcgccgcctccgcctggttctcgagggccgcccaccacgcaCGCGTGTTCCCTCCCCATCTTTGTCAAGTCAGTCCGCTATTTGCATCCCGGTTGTGCGACGGACATCGAGTACCATCTGAAACAGACAGCCCGCGGCAACAAACAGCGccggctcgtcatcgtcgggcGCGCCCCTACCCCTCTCAGTCATCATAGTAACAAGGTCGCTCGTctcagcagcaacagcaacagtAACAgcctccatcatggccgaccagcagcaagACCCGGGGCGCCGCATTCAGGCCATCGGCCAGCATCTccagccgccgtcaccgtcgggCCTCCCGCCGATCCAAAGAGTAGCCGCCGGGTCCAGCACCCCACGCGTCCAGGGCAAggtggccatcatcacgggTACGTATCAAGttgcaacccccccccccccctgtccgtccatccgtccgtcccccgGGACACACTCACCtgaggagagagagggggggcgggggcttTGGGGAGAAgacatcatcgtcatgctCATCACACACATGAACAAACAGGCGCCAACTCGCCCATGGGCATCGGGCGCGCCTCGGCCCACCAGTTCGCCGagagcggcgcgcgggcgctgtACCTGTGCGACTACGACGGCACGCACCTCgaggcgcacgcgcgcgacatcaccgccgccttcccgggcgtcgaggtccacGCGCGCcgcttcgacgccgccgacgaggccgaggtcaaggccgtcgtcgacgacgccgtgcgcCGCtacggccgcctcgacgtcttcTTTGCCAACGCCGGCGTCACGGGGCCCCTTGTCGGCTTTACCGACGggagcgccgacgactttATGTCTGTCTTCCGGACCAACACGCTCAggtatggatggatggatggctggctgtctTTCTTTCTTGTAGCTGTGCCGTCGTCACACGGCGTTTGTTTCTTTACGGACTCGGTCCGCCCGCAACAAAAAGGCTGACGGAAATCTTGTCCCAGCGTCTTCCTCGCGGCCAAGCACGCCGCCCCGGCCATGGGCAAGACGTCGCCCGACAAGCCCGCGCCGGGGGGCAGCATCATCGGcacggcgtcggtggcgggccTGCGCTCCAACGCCGGCTCCGCGCCCTACTCGGCGtccaaggcggccgtggtgtCGCTGGCCCAGACGCTGTCGTACGAGCTGGCCGGCACGGGCGTGCGCGTCAACGCCCTGTGCCCGGGGCTCATCGAGACGGGCATGACGGCGTTCGTCTACGActccgcccgcgcgcgcggccgcgagggccgcaTCGGCCAGCTCAACCCCaccaggcgcggcggccacgccgacgagattgcccgcgtcgccctcttcctcgccagcgacgagagcagctacgtcaacggccaggcctgggccgtcgacggcggcctgagCGCCGGCCATCCCTTTGTGCCCGGCCGCCTGAGCTGAAGTCGTCGGTTCTCgggccgcgggggggggggggggatggaaCACTTGAAgcgagagtgagagagagaaggagggcgggcggggacaGAAACCGATGAAGCATCACGCACTTCGCGCGTAGCATATACTACATACCGTTCCTCAAACCTCGCCATTGCAGATTGTGAGCGAGCACCGACACTACCCGGGCCTGTACCCATCGCGCCACCATATATCCACCACGTGCCGGTGATGCTACGTCACCTACGCCAAACAGCACGCGGACAGTCATGAACTTGAAAAGCGAGATCGTGCCATATTCTTCGTCCTGCTTATCAAGCGAATATTGAGCGTGACATCCGTggggggagaggaagagaaagagaaagaacGAGAACTGCAGGGAAACAATGAGGGGCGCGCCATCTCGTCCGCATATCTGACTTTCCTTCCACTTGGCCCctgagcggcagcggcaatacgtacgtacgtacgtagcaccaccaccgccctcgccagcaaAGCACAATCTTGATTCTTGAACAACACAcatctctccctctctctcccctgCCTGCGTGTCTCCCCTGACCAATGACCTTGGCGCCGTTGCGCATTATCAAGCAtgacgcccgccccccccccccccgtccagTCAGTCCCTGTTGTCATTTTCCCCGCCATCCGCATACCCTCCCTGTCCAATGTCAGCCAGGGTTCCCCCCCGCGGACCcagaaagagaaagaggaagagggagacGAACCAAAAAAAACTCGCGAactgcgctgcagcagcacaacCACCCCCTTCCCTGGTTGGCGCATCGGATATCCCACACGCGCCGAGTAGTCGCATCCTGATCCTGTATATGTACGGTCATGCATACCTATACCAGTACGTAGTTAGTTTGGTCAGGTAACTAGTAAGCACATGtatactaacgttagtatgCACCTCGGAGGCTCAAGGCCTGCCCCCCCGTGCCCCTGTCCTGTCTTGGCTCGCTTGTCTTCTCTTGGCTTGGTTCACGTAGATACGTACTTACAGTCGGGATACGCGAGCCTATTTTCGACCCAACTACCGGGATTGTATCTCTTGTGTTTCTTCCCTGTCTCTGCCGCCTGCCCACGCCCACATCGCAGACAACGCACCTGATCCCCCCGCCCCTAGTACTAGTTGACTTAGCATCCCCATCAACGAACCGTCTGTAATGTACCTACATGcaacctacctacctacc
The genomic region above belongs to Purpureocillium takamizusanense chromosome 5, complete sequence and contains:
- a CDS encoding uncharacterized protein (EggNog:ENOG503NWNS~COG:Q), yielding MADQQQDPGRRIQAIGQHLQPPSPSGLPPIQRVAAGSSTPRVQGKVAIITGANSPMGIGRASAHQFAESGARALYLCDYDGTHLEAHARDITAAFPGVEVHARRFDAADEAEVKAVVDDAVRRYGRLDVFFANAGVTGPLVGFTDGSADDFMSVFRTNTLSVFLAAKHAAPAMGKTSPDKPAPGGSIIGTASVAGLRSNAGSAPYSASKAAVVSLAQTLSYELAGTGVRVNALCPGLIETGMTAFVYDSARARGREGRIGQLNPTRRGGHADEIARVALFLASDESSYVNGQAWAVDGGLSAGHPFVPGRLS
- a CDS encoding uncharacterized protein (COG:S~TransMembrane:4 (o6-31i43-65o71-89i117-138o)~EggNog:ENOG503P7PG) — encoded protein: MAHGTLRAVAAFCHFMVFASAAIVTGLVSAFLDTWSFRGYRVVFQEVIAVTTLVVYLFAMFVPILKSYRGFFAPVNFIFSYLWLASFIFSSQDWSGRLCAQTSLSNGRCAQKRTVEAFNFIGFFFLIINVIFEGILLWRSRDDSYVTPPPAAKERPGTGGTDASAPSAAQNPA